One genomic window of Silurus meridionalis isolate SWU-2019-XX chromosome 22, ASM1480568v1, whole genome shotgun sequence includes the following:
- the tshz1 gene encoding teashirt homolog 1, protein MPRRKQQAPRRSSAYVPEDELKAAKIDEEHLQDDGLSLDGQDTEYLCNEEEDPREQLSYQNSPLSNGTNPDAGYGSPLSDTSDHLADFKSTSSKEGQEKDETEDMEMEPGLSVQDSLAKMKAAYANLISNASWSSITRDIIKSKQVNISNNSTTSNHKGSNSIMNSHATNINSSGSSSVSTASISATTSTTPSNTSTNAITLTSNSNGNVSGTSSGSVSYDWHQAALAKTLQHTPYHLLPEPSLFSTVQLYRQNNKLYGPVFTGASKFRCKDCSAAYDTLVGLTVHMNETGHYRDDNKDQEDDMGKKWSKPRKRSLMEMEGKEDAQKVLKCMYCGHSFESLQDLSVHMIKTKHYQKVPLKEPMPALASKLVPSTKKRAFHELVSPCSPESITSTTGVPLTESTPTKDQKVANPYVTANNRYGYQNGASYTWQFEARKAQILKCMECGSSHDTLQQLTAHMMVTGHFLKVTNSASKKGKQLVFDPVVEEKIQSIPLPPTTTRLPVPTIKSQIDSPLQSSTNEERKDSHEEKKEVTETERKIKEEKEDPSDKPENSAKPGQYKYLREEDLEETPKEGLDILKSLENTVSSAISKAQTGTPTWGGYPSIHAAYQLQGSIKSLAAVQSVKMQPTFSASSLKSLSTETSALIHSPGSPSPPPNHKSNVLAMEELVEKVTGKIVTKKEKEEKPNERIPKHVSTPSPSPGFKEKKDFAQPTDLSKPTKNGITEETESVSKEGEQIESHAETPDKNGIDNLKTHVSNGCSSLGIITDHSPEQPLVNHLSALQSIMNTHLGKASKTVSPLLDPLAMLYKISNNMVEKPFYSPTQVKQVESINRYFDNEDQPIDLTKSKNSNGRPNNSSSTVISNSSNSSIPNTNRPILSNISESLSSPLRENALMDISDMVKNLTGRLTPKSSTPSSISEKSEADGSAFEDALEDFTHVQKRKGRQSNWNPQHLLILQAQFASSLRETPEGKFVITDLGPQERVHICKFTGLSMTTISHWLANVKYQLRRTGGTKFLKNIDSGQPLFLCSDCASQFRTPSTYISHLESHLGFSLKDLSKLSIDLMREQQSVTKMITDKTFGSLGLNEDDSNSIYQCKLCNRTFVSKHAVKLHLSKTHGKSPEDHLIFVSELEKLDKM, encoded by the coding sequence CCTATGTGCCTGAGGACGAGCTGAAGGCAGCCAAGATCGATGAGGAGCACCTGCAGGATGATGGGCTCTCTTTAGATGGCCAGGACACAGAGTACCTGTGCAACGAGGAGGAGGATCCACGTGAGCAGCTGAGCTACCAGAACTCCCCTCTCAGCAATGGCACTAACCCTGACGCCGGGTACGGCTCACCACTTAGTGACACCAGCGATCACCTGGCTGACTTTAAAAGCACCTCTTCCAAAGAGGGCCAGGAGAAGGATGAGACTGAGGACATGGAGATGGAGCCTGGTCTTTCTGTGCAAGACAGCTTGGCAAAGATGAAAGCCGCCTATGCAAACTTGATCTCGAATGCCTCGTGGTCCAGCATCACAAGAGACATCATAAAAAGCAAACAAGTTAACATTAGCAACAACAGTACCACCAGTAACCACAAGGGGAGCAATAGCATTATGAATAGTCATGCAACTAACATCAACAGCAGTGGGAGCAGTAGCGTTAGCACAGCTAGCATTAGTGCTACAACAAGCACCACCCCGAGCAACACTTCCACCAATGCCATCACTTTAACAAGTAATAGCAATGGGAATGTGAGTGGTACCAGTAGTGGAAGTGTCTCTTATGACTGGCATCAGGCTGCACTTGCTAAAACATTACAGCATACACCGTACCACCTTCTGCCAGAACCCAGTCTCTTCAGCACAGTGCAACTGTACCGGCAAAACAATAAGCTGTATGGGCCGGTGTTTACTGGTGCCAGCAAATTTCGATGCAAGGACTGCAGTGCAGCTTATGACACACTTGTAGGCCTCACAGTGCACATGAATGAAACGGGCCATTACCGTGATGACAATAAAGATCAGGAGGATGACATGGGCAAGAAATGGTCGAAGCCAAGGAAGCGTTCCTTGATGGAGATGGAGGGCAAAGAGGATGCTCAGAAAGTCTTAAAGTGCATGTACTGCGGACACTCGTTTGAATCTCTACAAGACCTAAGTGTTCACAtgatcaaaacaaaacactacCAGAAAGTGCCTCTAAAAGAACCAATGCCAGCTCTGGCCTCAAAGCTGGTGCCCTCTACCAAAAAACGAGCCTTTCATGAACTAGTGTCTCCCTGCTCACCCGAGTCGATCACTAGCACAACAGGTGTTCCACTAACAGAGTCCACACCTACCAAAGACCAGAAGGTTGCTAATCCCTATGTCACTGCTAACAATCGTTATGGCTATCAGAATGGTGCGAGTTACACCTGGCAGTTTGAAGCCAGAAAAGCCCAAATACTAAAGTGCATGGAATGTGGAAGTTCCCATGATACCTTGCAGCAGCTCACAGCTCATATGATGGTAAcaggacattttctcaaagtcACCAACTCTGCTTCGAAAAAGGGGAAACAGTTAGTGTTTGACCCAGTCGTGGAAGAGAAAATTCAGTCCATTCCCCTTCCACCCACCACCACACGTCTACCAGTTCCAACTATCAAGTCACAAATAGATTCTCCATTACAGAGCTCTACAAATGAAGAGAGGAAGGATTCAcatgaggagaaaaaagaggtgactgaaacagaaaggaaaataaaagaagaaaaagaggaccCCTCAGACAAGCCAGAGAACTCTGCTAAACCTGGCCAGTACAAATATCTCAGAGAAGAGGATTTGGAAGAGACGCCAAAAGAGGGTCTTGATATTCTGAAGTCTCTAGAAAATACAGTTTCTAGTGCAATCAGCAAGGCTCAGACAGGTACTCCTACATGGGGTGGTTATCCAAGCATCCATGCTGCCTACCAGCTCCAGGGGTCAATAAAGTCTCTTGCTGCTGTCCAGAGTGTCAAAATGCAACCCACCTTCAGTGCTAGTAGCTTGAAGTCTCTGTCAACAGAAACCAGTGCCCTCATCCATTCTCCAGGGAGCCCGTCCCCACCTCCAAACCATAAGAGCAATGTATTAGCCATGGAAGAGTTGGTGGAGAAGGTCACAGGGAAAATTGTGACtaaaaaggagaaggaggagaagccAAACGAACGCATTCCAAAGCATGTCTCTACGCCATCCCCATCGCCTGGATTCAAGGAGAAAAAAGACTTCGCTCAGCCAACTGATCTTAGCAAGCCGACAAAGAATGGTATCACAGAGGAGACCGAGTCAGTCAGTAAAGAAGGGGAACAGATCGAAAGTCATGCTGAAACCCCAGACAAGAACGGAATAGACAACCTCAAAACGCATGTCAGCAACGGGTGCAGTAGCTTGGGAATAATTACTGACCACTCACCAGAACAGCCTTTAGTGAACCATCTCAGTGCACTGCAGTCCATTATGAACACTCACTTGGGCAAGGCATCCAAAACTGTTAGCCCATTATTAGACCCGTTAGCAATGCTGTACAAAATCAGCAACAACATGGTCGAGAAACCTTTCTACAGCCCAACTCAGGTTAAGCAAGTCGAATCCATCAACAGATATTTTGACAATGAAGACCAGCCGATCGACTTGACAAAATCCAAGAACAGCAACGGGCGTCCAAACAACAGCTCCTCCACGGTCATAAGCAACAGTAGCAACAGCAGCATTCCGAACACTAACCGACCCATTCTTTCAAACATATCTGAATCGCTGTCTTCCCCTCTGAGGGAAAATGCCTTGATGGACATCTCAGACATGGTGAAAAACCTCACGGGCCGCCTGACACCAAAGTCATCGACACCCTCTTCAATCTCGGAGAAGTCAGAAGCAGACGGCAGTGCTTTTGAGGATGCCCTCGAGGACTTTACCCATGTCCAAAAGAGGAAAGGGAGGCAGTCGAACTGGAACCCGCAACACCTGCTGATCCTGCAAGCTCAGTTTGCATCCAGCCTTCGTGAAACTCCAGAGGGGAAGTTCGTCATCACCGACCTGGGTCCTCAGGAGCGTGTACATATCTGTAAATTCACAGGCCTATCAATGACCACAATCTCTCACTGGCTTGCCAACGTGAAGTACCAGCTCAGGCGGACAGGTGGAACCAAGTTTCTAAAGAACATTGACTCTGGCCAGCCTCTGTTCTTATGCAGCGACTGCGCCTCTCAGTTCAGAACTCCCTCTACGTACATTAGCCACTTAGAATCCCATTTAGGCTTCAGTTTAAAGGACCTGTCGAAGTTGTCTATAGACCTTATGCGAGAGCAGCAATCGGTCACAAAAATGATAACGGACAAGACTTTCGGTTCCCTCGGCTTGAACGAGGACGACTCAAATTCCATCTATCAGTGCAAACTGTGCAATAGGACCTTTGTCAGCAAACATGCAGTTAAGCTGCACCTTAGCAAAACGCATGGAAAGTCTCCAGAGGACCACTTGATCTTCGTGTCTGAGCTTGAAAAGCTTGATAAAATGTAG